From a region of the Haematobia irritans isolate KBUSLIRL chromosome 4, ASM5000362v1, whole genome shotgun sequence genome:
- the LOC142236321 gene encoding isoleucine--tRNA ligase, cytoplasmic-like, with translation MTPNEEFMEEGTAREVINRIQKFMKKAQLIPPDPVLIYYELNATDKKKAEMEQMQKVMNNYTATQNATFISKQKTTYTSR, from the coding sequence ATGACACCCAATGAAGAGTTTATGGAAGAAGGTACGGCCCGTGAAGTCATTAATCGAatacagaaatttatgaaaaaggcTCAATTAATACCCCCGGATCCTGTTCTGATCTACTATGAATTAAATGCCACCGATAAGAAGAAGGCCGAAATGGAGCAAATGCAAAAAGTAATGAATAATTACACTGCGACGCAAAATGCAACTTTTATCTCCAAACAAAAAACCACTTATACCAGTCGGTGA